A genome region from Pristis pectinata isolate sPriPec2 chromosome 4, sPriPec2.1.pri, whole genome shotgun sequence includes the following:
- the LOC127569099 gene encoding sodium/myo-inositol cotransporter-like, whose translation MFGFMETADLAVVGFYFVLVLCIGFFVMWKSNRSTVSGYFLAGRSMTWLAIGASLFVSNIGSEHFIGLAGSGAASGFAVGAWEFNAMLLLQVLGWVFIPVYIRSGVYTMPQYLSKRYGGNRIKIYFALLSLLLYVFTKLSVDLYAGALFIRASLGWDLYLSIIILIGLTAVLTVTGGLVAVIYTDVLQAILMIGGALTLMVVGMVKVGGLDELRRRYMLASPNVTAIITSLNLSSTNTCRIHPKEDSLKMLREPTDEDIPWPGFLLGQTPASVWYWCADQVIVQRVLAAKNIAHAKGATLMAGFLKLLPMFIIVIPGMISRILFTDEVVCINPEHCMQVCGSSAGCSNIAYPRLVLGILPVGLRGLMMAVMIAALMSDLDSIFNSASTIFTLDVYKHLRKAATSRELMVVGRLFVIFMVGTSIAWVPIIVEMQGGQMYLYIQEVAGYLTPPVAAVFLLGIFWKRCNEQGAFYGGLVGSILGISRLILAFVYHVPECDQFDTRPSFIRNIHYMYLAAALFWITIIIAVIVSLLTPPPSRELICTTTFWALKDTEIIQSSHKEESDKLTDKSLAKCGDDIRCAEISDCKHKDDDSSPLADRIELVLLMPGRGESKSVTPRVNEVQTANDSYVNGQTTPVDQMDKKEPELKKNMWWRFFDQCCGIKNYSVKKTAKDSVESEMVCLQMLQESPKIKLVLNIGLFVVCSLGIFMFIYFSL comes from the coding sequence TTAGCAGGATCTGGAGCTGCCAGTGGGTTTGCAGTGGGAGCTTGGGAGTTTAATGCAATGTTACTTTTACAGGTATTGGGTTGGGTCTTCATCCCAGTCTACATTAGATCTGGTGTGTATACCATGCCACAGTACCTTTCCAAGCGTTATGGTGGTAACAGAATAAAAATCTATTTTGCTCTGTTGTCCTTGCTACTGTACGTCTTCACAAAGCTTTCTGTTGATTTGTATGCCGGTGCACTCTTCATCCGGGCGTCACTGGGCTGGGACCTGTACCTCTCTATCATCATTTTGATTGGGTTGACTGCAGTATTAACTGTCACAGGAGGACTTGTGGCTGTCATCTACACGGATGTTCTGCAGGCTATTCTTATGATTGGTGGAGCTTTAACATTAATGGTTGTCGGTATGGTCAAAGTGGGAGGCTTGGACGAATTGAGACGAAGATACATGCTCGCCTCTCCAAATGTTACTGCAATCATTACTTCCTTAAATCTAAGTTCGACTAACACTTGCCGTATTCACCCAAAAGAAGATTCTCTAAAGATGCTACGTGAACCAACTGATGAGGATATTCCTTGGCCTGGTTTCCTGTTGGGTCAAACACCAGCCTCTGTTTGGTATTGGTGCGCTGATCAAGTCATCGTGCAGCGAGTCTTGGCTGCAAAGAACATCGCTCATGCCAAAGGAGCCACTTTGATGGCTGGTTTTCTGAAACTCTTGCCCATGTTTATCATAGTCATTCCAGGGATGATTTCCAGGATTCTCTTTACTGATGAGGTTGTTTGCATTAATCCAGAGCACTGCATGCAAGTATGTGGCAGCAGTGCAGGTTGCTCAAACATTGCATACCCACGCCTAGTGTTGGGAATCTTACCTGTAGGTCTTCGTGGCCTAATGATGGCAGTCATGATAGCAGCTTTAATGAGTGATTTGGATTCTATATTCAATAGTGCCAGCACAATTTTTACCCTTGATGTCTACAAGCATCTTCGAAAGGCTGCCACCTCTCGAGAACTTATGGTTGTGGGTCGTTTATTTGTTATCTTCATGGTAGGCACGAGCATTGCCTGGGTTCCTATAATTGTGGAGATGCAGGGAGGACAAATGTATCTTTACATCCAAGAGGTAGCAGGATATCTCACGCCACCTGTGGCAGCAGTGTTCCTACTTGGTATTTTCTGGAAACGCTGCAATGAGCAGGGGGCCTTCTATGGAGGGTTGGTTGGATCAATTTTGGGGATTTCAAGGTTGATTCTTGCCTTTGTATACCATGTGCCAGAATGTGACCAGTTTGATACCAGACCAAGTTTTATCAGAAACATTCATTATATGTACTTGGCAGCAGCTTTGTTTTGGATCACCATCATTATAGCTGTCATAGTGAGTCTGCTGACTCCTCCTCCTTCCAGAGAGTTGATTTGCACCACCACATTCTGGGCATTAAAAGACACAGAAATCATACAAAGTAGTCATAAAGAAGAATCTGATAAATTAACAGATAAAAGCCTGGCAAAATGTGGTGATGATATCAGATGTGCAGAAATTTCTGATTGTAAACACAAAGATGATGATTCATCTCCACTAGCTGATCGAATAGAATTAGTTCTTTTAATGCCTGGACGTGGTGAATCCAAATCTGTGACTCCACGTGTCAATGAAGTTCAGACAGCAAATGACTCTTATGTAAATGGCCAAACAACCCCAGTGGACCAAATGGATAAAAAGGAACCTGAACTGAAAAAGAATATGTGGTGGAGATTTTTTGATCAATGTTGTGGAATCAAAAATTATAGTGTGAAAAAGACAGCAAAAGATTCTGTAGAAAGTGAAATGGTTTGCTTACAAATGTTGCAAGAGAGTCCAAAAATTAAATTGGTACTAAATATTGGTCTTTTTGTTGTATGTTCTCTTGGCATATTCATGTTTATCTATTTCTCTTTGTAA